The following are encoded together in the Manduca sexta isolate Smith_Timp_Sample1 chromosome 22, JHU_Msex_v1.0, whole genome shotgun sequence genome:
- the LOC115442019 gene encoding organic cation transporter protein-like, giving the protein MVIKEKVDLENVLSKFKLSGRYYVKLFALLIFSGVTNAFYSLNYVFAASDVGYRCKYTECENNNSFASSPVNITLNDAKCSRYLLLDKTAGCHAGNVDTSRIVGCTDWVYEEPQSFVEELGLECEDWKRTLVGTVHSFGYMIGLLITGPLADKIGRKKLIILFGITAAAMGIGRSLTNSYIVYLTLELVEGLFGDTYSTTFTLGVEMVTKENRVMFITLMTASTSLAGILMAVIAWSLPYWRHFLMAIYAPSLIFLLYIYFLDESVRWLLIKGKKEKAKVIISNAAKVSKVELNSDAVSIKCESNDSKNNLTTSLKSTFGSKKIMLRFLACGCFWITGIFNKYVLLINSVELEGNKYLNFGLATFSELPASLALAYVLKRFRRKMPLIFSFMLTGVFCIGQTLVSKGNPWLSTSLFLVGKFMATISYATVYLYTSEIFPTYTRNTMHALCSSVGRIASLLAPQTPLLIRYWSGLPCVVVGGLSLITSVVVMLMPETSDDILPDTARQAEAIGIKTSPTMSPKCEVTCTKF; this is encoded by the exons ATGGTTATTAAAGAAAAGGTTGATTTAGAAAatgtattatcaaaatttaaattatcaggGCGTTATTATGTGAAACTATTTGCATTGTTAATATTTTCCGGCGTTACAAATGCGTTTTACAGTTTGAATTATGTGTTTGCCGCGTCCGATGTGGGGTATAG ATGCAAATATACAGAATGCGAGAATAACAACAGCTTTGCATCAAGTCCTGTGAACATCACCCTGAATGATGCCAAATGTAGCAGATACTTGCTCCTGGATAAGACCGCTGGCTGCCACGCGGGCAACGTTGACACATCACGGATCGTGGGCTGCACAGACTGGGTGTATGAGGAACCGCAGAGTTTCGTTGAAGAg cTAGGATTAGAATGTGAAGACTGGAAGCGAACCTTGGTTGGCACAGTCCATAGTTTTGGCTACATGATCGGATTGCTCATCACTGGACCACTGGCAGATAA AATCGGTAGGAAGAAGCTGATAATCTTATTTGGTATCACGGCTGCTGCAATGGGCATCGGGAGAAGTCTGACTAACTCTTATATAGTATACCTAACTCTTGAACTGGTGGAAGGGTTGTTTGGCGACACCTACTCTACTACGTTTACATTAG GTGTAGAAATGGTAACAAAAGAGAACAGAGTAATGTTCATTACTCTTATGACGGCAAGTACGTCGCTAGCTGGGATACTTATGGCAGTCATAGCCTGGTCCTTGCCTTACTGGAGACACTTCTTGATGGCGATCTACGCCCCATCtctaatatttttactgtaCATATATTTCTTAGATGAAAGCGTCAGATGGTTGTTGATAAAGGGAAAGAAAGAAAAGGCCAAAGTAATAATATCGAACGCAGCTAAAGTCAGTAAAGTAGAATTAAACAGTGACGCAGTGAGCATTAAATGCGAATCGAACGACTCCAAAAACAATTTAACGACTTCTCTCAAAAGCACATTTGGGTCGAAAAAGATCATGCTCAGGTTCTTAGCGTGTGGCTGTTTTTGGATTACTGGGATTTTTAATAAGTACGTCCTATTAATTAACTCAGTGGAGTTGGAAgggaataaatatttgaatttcggttTAGCCACTTTCTCGGAGCTGCCAGCGAGTCTCGCTTTGGCATACGTTCTCAAGAGGTTCAGGAGGAAAATGCCGCTCATATTCTCTTTCATGCTTACCGGAGTGTTTTGTATTGGACAGACCTTAGTCTCAAAAG GCAACCCATGGCTATCAACCTCCTTATTCCTGGTCGGTAAATTTATGGCCACGATATCGTACGCGACGGTGTATCTGTACACTTCGGAAATCTTCCCCACCTACACAAGGAACACGATGCACGCTCTCTGCTCTTCTGTGGGAAGGATCGCATCGTTGTTGGCGCCGCAGACTCCTTTGTTG aTTCGCTATTGGTCTGGTCTTCCATGCGTAGTGGTTGGCGGCCTGTCTCTAATAACGAGCGTGGTCGTGATGCTGATGCCAGAAACATCAGATGACATTCTGCCAGACACTGCGCGGCAAGCAGAAGCCATAGGGATTAAGACTTCTCCAACAATGTCACCAAAATGTGAAGTCACGTGTACAAAGTTTTGA